From one Thalassospira lucentensis genomic stretch:
- a CDS encoding NAD-dependent epimerase/dehydratase family protein has translation MRVFILGGSGLIGAAIVRNLVSAGHHVFALARSENSAANLAVMGAWPIRGDIHNPGPWCDKLPVVDAVIHAACDFSADMGGVDAGMLIELLRTLHRQSGPKAPALPRFIYTGGSWLYPSSKSGDHIHDEATPFAPVAGFEWMVPGLTKILSDPALHGMVIHPATVYRTDPPSRTRPPLPGGALHDMARMARDENRVRIVGDGSVIWPLIHADDLAELYRLVLENGERGQSYIGVGIEGIATGDLARQIARTFGRTDCGVEHISPDDVAREYGEWARGLAHSHRMTSQKAIRELGWQPRHTDLAHDLQSCVEVTAPLPVAS, from the coding sequence ATGCGTGTTTTTATTCTGGGTGGAAGCGGCCTGATCGGGGCGGCAATCGTGCGCAATCTGGTTTCGGCCGGGCATCATGTTTTTGCCCTGGCACGAAGCGAAAACAGTGCCGCCAATCTTGCCGTCATGGGCGCATGGCCGATCCGGGGTGATATCCACAATCCCGGCCCGTGGTGCGATAAACTGCCCGTCGTCGATGCCGTCATCCATGCCGCATGTGATTTCTCGGCTGATATGGGCGGGGTTGATGCCGGGATGCTGATCGAACTGCTCCGCACCCTGCATCGCCAGTCCGGGCCAAAGGCCCCCGCCCTGCCGCGCTTCATCTATACCGGCGGAAGCTGGCTTTACCCGTCAAGCAAATCGGGTGATCACATCCATGATGAAGCAACACCCTTTGCCCCGGTTGCAGGCTTTGAATGGATGGTGCCAGGCCTGACCAAAATCCTGTCCGATCCGGCCCTGCATGGCATGGTGATCCATCCGGCCACGGTTTACCGCACCGATCCGCCGTCTCGAACACGCCCGCCCCTGCCGGGCGGGGCGCTTCATGACATGGCACGCATGGCGCGCGATGAAAACCGCGTCCGGATTGTCGGCGATGGTTCGGTCATCTGGCCGCTGATCCATGCCGATGATCTTGCCGAACTGTACCGGCTGGTGCTTGAAAATGGCGAACGCGGCCAAAGCTATATCGGGGTTGGCATCGAAGGCATCGCAACCGGCGATCTTGCCCGCCAGATCGCCCGGACCTTTGGCCGGACTGATTGCGGGGTTGAGCATATCAGCCCCGATGACGTTGCCCGCGAATACGGAGAATGGGCGCGGGGCCTGGCGCATAGCCACCGTATGACCAGTCAAAAGGCGATCCGCGAACTGGGCTGGCAACCACGCCACACCGATCTCGCCCACGATCTTCAAAGCTGTGTCGAGGTAACGGCACCCCTGCCCGTCGCATCGTAA
- a CDS encoding ArsR/SmtB family transcription factor: MIIVRQMENYQSSLDAAFHALADPTRRAVLSRLTQGPASVKELAEPFDMGLPSFMKHLHVLESDGLIRSEKVGRVRTCRINAERLAAAEAWLSEQRKHWQAQADRLADYVEIQMIGRSEDGS; the protein is encoded by the coding sequence TTGATTATAGTTCGCCAAATGGAAAACTATCAATCATCCCTTGATGCGGCCTTTCATGCGCTTGCCGATCCGACACGCAGGGCGGTGCTAAGCCGACTGACGCAAGGACCGGCATCGGTCAAGGAACTGGCGGAACCCTTTGACATGGGTTTGCCGTCTTTCATGAAGCATCTGCATGTTCTGGAAAGTGATGGCCTGATCCGTTCGGAAAAGGTCGGGCGTGTGCGCACTTGCCGGATCAATGCCGAGAGACTGGCCGCCGCCGAAGCATGGCTTTCAGAGCAGCGGAAACATTGGCAGGCGCAGGCCGACCGTCTTGCCGATTATGTCGAAATCCAAATGATCGGGAGATCCGAAGATGGCAGTTAA
- a CDS encoding SRPBCC family protein, with translation MAVNQSELTVERFIKASPAAVWKAWSTPEHLEKWWIPAPMECRVIKLNLRAGGGFETQMRQGDEDFQPHVEGCFLEAVPESRLVWTTVLREGWRPIEPWLALTAIITFTPEGNGTRYRAHVLHRNTEDSLKHQEMGFFDGWGTVIEQLAKTVE, from the coding sequence ATGGCAGTTAATCAGTCCGAACTGACGGTCGAGCGTTTCATCAAGGCATCGCCAGCAGCCGTCTGGAAAGCATGGAGCACGCCGGAGCATCTTGAAAAATGGTGGATACCGGCCCCGATGGAATGCAGGGTGATCAAGCTGAACCTGCGGGCCGGGGGCGGGTTCGAGACACAGATGCGCCAGGGGGACGAAGATTTTCAGCCCCATGTCGAAGGCTGTTTTCTGGAAGCGGTTCCCGAAAGCCGGCTTGTCTGGACGACGGTCCTGCGCGAGGGATGGCGCCCCATCGAGCCGTGGCTGGCATTGACCGCGATCATAACCTTCACGCCAGAAGGCAACGGGACACGGTACCGGGCGCATGTGCTGCACCGAAATACCGAAGATTCCCTGAAGCATCAGGAAATGGGCTTCTTTGATGGCTGGGGAACCGTGATTGAACAGTTGGCAAAAACTGTCGAGTAA
- a CDS encoding RidA family protein: MAGKIDARLAELGITLPQANAPVANYVPYVRSGNLVHVSGQITMENGELKFIGKLGRDYQVEDGQKAARLCALNLIAQVRAAIGDLDNVKRVVKLNAFVNSDPAFTDQPKVVNGASDTMVEVFGDAGKHARSAVGVASLPLGVAVEIDGIFEVA; this comes from the coding sequence ATGGCCGGAAAAATCGACGCCCGCCTTGCCGAACTCGGCATCACCCTGCCCCAGGCAAATGCCCCGGTTGCCAATTACGTGCCCTATGTCCGTTCGGGCAATCTTGTGCATGTCTCCGGTCAGATCACCATGGAAAACGGCGAACTGAAATTCATCGGCAAGCTTGGCCGCGATTATCAGGTCGAAGACGGCCAGAAAGCCGCCCGCCTCTGCGCACTCAACCTGATCGCACAGGTCCGTGCCGCGATTGGCGATCTTGATAACGTCAAACGCGTCGTCAAACTGAATGCGTTTGTTAATTCCGACCCCGCCTTCACCGATCAGCCCAAGGTCGTCAATGGCGCCTCCGACACCATGGTCGAAGTTTTCGGCGATGCCGGCAAACACGCCCGCTCTGCGGTTGGCGTTGCGTCCCTGCCGCTTGGCGTTGCGGTCGAAATCGACGGCATCTTCGAAGTCGCATAA
- a CDS encoding DMT family transporter: MDRNPSHKKAKPETGGIKQSGDADEMGSGRFKIADLHGAWLVLIGVLIISPDALLVRLVKADDMTTAFWRLLILGSTLALIAFWRGMRRRQSLRHAMMPTRDEMLAGLFYGGTSACFILSIRNTDAANTLVIIAATPLLSALIAVFVFKRVLAMRTWIASVVVFVSLAAIVGAGFGGANTLGDILALGTAICMACYFNVVGTRIHIDAVRAMMVGAFLATLVMVPSASPMALQPLDPLWLILLGCVVLPLSFLFITAGAKKIPAAEAGLIMLNEAIFGSLLVWLVVDEVPSRTTLICGSIVIATLAIHSYLGLRNSRRLRAAETR; the protein is encoded by the coding sequence ATGGATCGCAATCCATCGCACAAGAAAGCCAAGCCCGAAACGGGTGGCATAAAACAATCAGGGGACGCGGACGAAATGGGATCAGGACGGTTTAAAATTGCCGATTTGCACGGTGCGTGGCTTGTGCTGATCGGGGTTCTGATCATCAGTCCCGATGCGCTTCTGGTAAGGCTGGTCAAGGCCGATGACATGACGACCGCGTTCTGGCGGTTGCTGATCCTTGGCAGCACACTTGCCCTGATCGCGTTCTGGCGCGGGATGCGACGCCGTCAGTCATTGCGCCATGCGATGATGCCGACCCGCGATGAAATGCTGGCGGGGCTGTTTTATGGCGGCACAAGTGCGTGTTTCATTCTGTCGATCCGCAATACCGATGCGGCTAATACATTGGTGATCATTGCGGCAACGCCATTGTTATCGGCCCTGATTGCGGTGTTTGTGTTCAAGCGCGTTCTGGCGATGCGGACATGGATTGCGTCGGTTGTGGTGTTTGTATCGCTTGCGGCGATTGTCGGGGCGGGGTTTGGCGGGGCCAATACGCTTGGTGATATTCTGGCCCTTGGCACGGCGATCTGCATGGCGTGTTATTTCAACGTGGTCGGCACGCGCATTCATATCGATGCGGTGCGTGCGATGATGGTGGGCGCGTTTCTGGCGACATTGGTGATGGTGCCAAGCGCCAGCCCGATGGCGCTTCAACCGCTTGATCCACTTTGGCTGATCCTGCTGGGCTGTGTGGTTTTGCCGCTGTCGTTTCTGTTCATTACCGCCGGGGCCAAGAAAATCCCGGCGGCCGAGGCGGGCCTGATCATGCTGAACGAGGCGATTTTCGGATCGCTTCTGGTGTGGCTGGTTGTTGACGAGGTACCCAGCCGCACGACGCTTATTTGCGGATCAATCGTGATCGCGACGCTGGCGATACACAGTTATCTGGGTCTTCGGAACAGCCGCAGGCTCCGCGCGGCAGAGACGCGTTAG
- a CDS encoding helix-turn-helix domain-containing protein — translation MQTGVNSRAARREQTRENILEAARQCFCETGFDKTSTRMIAERAGVAEGTIFSHFETKEQLLISCVGEQMAATIAQALHTMDPEWCFVDKLMHIAAHRFAQIALRPGMWQVLLQQMVFSPRKGAVHDLMRNSGLIAAIRALVEDAQLDGEINPNLDPDQIYKTMMALFLFTVHEHVSAQNFDCEDMCATLREMLEVQVRGIWMRRPELAA, via the coding sequence ATGCAGACCGGTGTGAACAGTCGGGCGGCCAGGCGCGAACAGACGCGCGAAAACATCCTTGAAGCCGCGCGGCAATGCTTTTGCGAGACCGGGTTTGACAAGACATCGACCCGGATGATTGCCGAGCGGGCCGGTGTGGCCGAGGGCACGATTTTCAGCCATTTCGAGACCAAGGAGCAATTGCTGATCAGCTGTGTGGGCGAGCAGATGGCGGCAACGATTGCGCAGGCGCTTCATACCATGGACCCGGAATGGTGTTTTGTGGACAAGCTGATGCATATCGCAGCGCACCGCTTTGCCCAGATCGCGCTAAGACCCGGCATGTGGCAGGTTCTTTTGCAGCAGATGGTGTTTTCCCCGCGCAAGGGGGCGGTGCATGATCTGATGCGCAATAGCGGGTTGATTGCCGCGATCCGCGCCCTTGTCGAGGACGCGCAGCTTGACGGCGAAATCAATCCGAACCTTGATCCCGACCAGATTTACAAAACCATGATGGCGCTGTTCCTGTTCACCGTGCACGAGCATGTCAGCGCGCAGAATTTCGATTGCGAGGATATGTGCGCAACCCTTCGCGAGATGCTTGAGGTCCAGGTGCGCGGCATCTGGATGCGTCGGCCGGAACTTGCGGCGTAA
- a CDS encoding secondary thiamine-phosphate synthase enzyme YjbQ — MLTQDQTTLEISTTGQGLVEITDQVQSWTLQTGIKTGQVTIYCRHTSASLTIQENADPDVVLDLETFFARLVEENPSLYRHTAEGPDDMPAHIRAALTDVSLTIPVTNGRAVLGTWQGIYLFEHRHAPHRRQITLHLIGE, encoded by the coding sequence ATGCTTACGCAAGATCAGACCACGCTTGAAATCAGCACCACCGGACAGGGCCTTGTTGAAATCACCGATCAGGTCCAGTCATGGACCCTTCAAACCGGCATCAAAACCGGTCAGGTGACAATCTATTGCCGCCATACATCCGCCAGCCTGACGATACAGGAAAACGCCGATCCCGATGTGGTTCTGGATCTTGAAACCTTCTTTGCAAGACTGGTCGAAGAAAACCCCAGCCTCTATCGCCACACCGCCGAAGGCCCGGACGACATGCCCGCCCACATCCGGGCTGCGCTGACAGATGTATCACTCACCATCCCGGTCACAAACGGTCGGGCGGTTCTGGGTACGTGGCAGGGCATCTATCTGTTTGAACACCGTCACGCCCCGCACCGCCGCCAGATCACCCTGCATCTGATCGGGGAATAA
- a CDS encoding class III extradiol ring-cleavage dioxygenase, with translation MTSPVANRVSSPVSAAPDGNLAPIFISHGSPMLVARQSTPAFDFFARDLGDLFDGARALLIVSAHWQTATPTISTAARPETIHDFYGFPKPLYDLHYDVAGDPALASEIAGLIGAETDAARGLDHGAWMPLIIARPGADIPVFQLSMLAHGSPADHYELGKKLRGLRDLGVLVVGSGAMTHNLRALDRNEGPIDPWAQEFTSWMLGKLAAHDIDALLDYRAQAPYAAMAHPEDDHLMPFYVALGAASEDFVPETLHDSFEFGNLAMTALRFYDPQSAIAAA, from the coding sequence ATGACCAGTCCCGTTGCCAACCGCGTTTCCAGCCCCGTTTCTGCCGCCCCGGATGGAAATCTTGCGCCGATCTTCATCTCGCACGGATCGCCGATGCTGGTTGCGCGCCAAAGCACCCCGGCCTTTGATTTCTTTGCCCGCGATCTTGGTGATCTGTTCGACGGCGCGCGCGCCCTCCTGATCGTCTCGGCCCATTGGCAGACCGCCACGCCGACCATCTCGACCGCGGCCCGCCCGGAAACCATCCACGATTTTTACGGCTTCCCCAAACCGCTTTATGACCTGCATTACGATGTCGCGGGTGATCCCGCACTGGCATCCGAAATCGCCGGTCTGATCGGGGCAGAAACCGATGCCGCACGCGGCCTTGATCACGGCGCATGGATGCCTTTGATCATTGCGCGCCCCGGGGCCGATATCCCGGTGTTTCAGCTCTCCATGCTGGCCCATGGCAGCCCGGCGGATCATTATGAGTTGGGTAAAAAGCTGCGCGGTTTGCGTGATCTGGGTGTTCTGGTGGTTGGCAGCGGGGCGATGACCCATAATCTGCGCGCCCTTGACCGTAACGAGGGCCCGATTGATCCATGGGCGCAGGAATTCACGAGCTGGATGCTGGGCAAACTGGCCGCCCACGATATCGATGCCCTGCTGGATTACCGCGCACAGGCCCCTTATGCCGCCATGGCGCACCCCGAAGACGATCACCTGATGCCGTTTTATGTGGCACTCGGTGCGGCGAGTGAGGATTTCGTGCCCGAAACACTGCATGACAGTTTTGAATTCGGCAACCTTGCCATGACGGCCCTGCGCTTTTACGATCCCCAAAGCGCCATTGCGGCGGCCTGA
- a CDS encoding DUF3185 family protein has product MPISRIAGIVICIIGIALLVVGFNASESAADQLSETFLGRYTDETVWYLIGGAAAAIGGFVMMMFGAKAR; this is encoded by the coding sequence ATGCCTATCAGTCGTATCGCAGGAATCGTCATCTGTATCATCGGCATCGCGCTTTTGGTTGTTGGCTTTAACGCGTCTGAAAGTGCGGCCGATCAGTTGTCCGAAACCTTCCTTGGCCGCTATACCGACGAAACCGTCTGGTATCTGATTGGTGGTGCTGCGGCTGCCATTGGTGGCTTTGTCATGATGATGTTCGGCGCCAAGGCCCGCTAA
- a CDS encoding cysteine hydrolase family protein, producing MSAAITPPITANTALIVLDVQKAIDDPKWASKNNPGYVDKIVDLLAGFRAAGLPVIHIRHDEPDPASTYHTDGPGNAIKPEVAPLPGEPVIAKNVNCAFIATDLEKYLHDHGITRLIFTGVVIHNSMDASIRVAHCLGFDVILPLDATTAIDVTDAKGIRHDAQTVFDLFAAVLGSEYCTLSTSADIMARLPNSGA from the coding sequence GTGTCCGCCGCCATCACGCCACCGATCACTGCCAATACCGCCCTCATCGTCCTTGATGTGCAAAAGGCCATCGACGATCCGAAATGGGCGTCAAAAAACAATCCCGGCTATGTCGATAAAATCGTCGATCTGCTGGCGGGTTTTCGGGCGGCAGGCCTTCCGGTGATCCATATCCGCCATGACGAACCCGATCCCGCCTCGACCTATCACACCGATGGTCCGGGCAATGCGATCAAACCCGAAGTCGCCCCGCTGCCGGGCGAACCGGTCATTGCCAAAAACGTCAATTGCGCCTTCATCGCCACCGATCTTGAAAAATACCTGCACGATCATGGCATTACGCGTCTGATCTTTACCGGCGTCGTCATCCACAATTCGATGGATGCCTCAATCCGGGTCGCCCATTGTCTGGGGTTTGACGTCATCCTGCCGCTTGATGCCACCACCGCGATTGACGTCACCGACGCCAAGGGTATCCGTCACGATGCGCAAACCGTGTTTGACCTGTTTGCCGCGGTTCTGGGATCGGAATATTGCACGCTTTCGACCAGTGCCGATATCATGGCCCGACTGCCAAATTCAGGCGCCTGA
- a CDS encoding LysR family transcriptional regulator, protein MLDGLTLDQMRVLIAVAETGSFRAAAKRLGRVQSAISHAIGNLETELGICLFDRSGHRPTLTVEGQTLLADARAVLLKTDALRARARGMEQGVELELRIVVDTLFPLPEIGAALLAMRNAFPTVSVNLSVLPLGGPVSALDQKKCDLAITVGEEFRNPHIEAEAVGTTAMIAVVATTNPLAQAIRGDTLLPKTALAEHLQIVIEDPTPLSDGTDIGVLSPGTWRVGSLDVKHSLILSGLGWGRMPFWRISQDLEDGRLIRVPAASFGKDGETLLHCYLLHRTDQTMGPAARLLRWEILARTQSNL, encoded by the coding sequence ATGCTGGATGGATTGACCCTTGATCAGATGCGCGTTTTGATCGCTGTTGCCGAAACCGGAAGCTTCCGGGCTGCGGCAAAGCGGCTTGGCCGCGTACAATCAGCAATCAGCCACGCCATCGGCAATCTTGAAACCGAACTGGGGATTTGTCTTTTTGACCGATCCGGGCACCGCCCCACCCTGACCGTCGAAGGCCAGACCCTGCTTGCCGATGCCCGTGCGGTTCTTCTGAAAACCGATGCGCTGCGCGCCCGCGCACGCGGCATGGAACAGGGTGTGGAACTCGAACTGCGCATCGTGGTGGATACGCTGTTTCCCCTGCCCGAAATCGGTGCGGCCCTTCTGGCGATGCGAAATGCCTTTCCCACCGTTTCGGTCAATCTCTCGGTCCTGCCGCTTGGCGGTCCGGTTTCTGCCCTTGATCAGAAGAAATGCGATCTCGCCATTACCGTCGGCGAGGAATTCCGCAACCCGCATATCGAGGCAGAGGCCGTCGGCACAACCGCAATGATTGCCGTGGTTGCCACAACAAATCCCCTGGCGCAGGCCATTCGGGGCGACACCCTTTTGCCCAAAACCGCCCTGGCCGAACATCTGCAAATCGTCATCGAAGATCCGACCCCGCTTTCCGACGGAACCGATATCGGCGTTTTATCGCCCGGCACCTGGCGTGTCGGCAGTCTGGATGTCAAACACAGCCTTATTCTGTCCGGGCTTGGCTGGGGCCGCATGCCGTTCTGGCGCATATCGCAGGACCTCGAAGACGGCCGCCTGATCCGCGTGCCCGCCGCCTCCTTCGGAAAGGACGGCGAAACGCTGCTGCACTGCTATCTCCTCCATCGCACCGATCAGACAATGGGCCCCGCCGCCCGCCTGCTGCGCTGGGAAATACTGGCACGAACGCAATCCAATCTTTGA
- the wrbA gene encoding NAD(P)H:quinone oxidoreductase, with the protein MTRVLVLYYSSYGHMEIMANAVAEGARKTGAIVDIKRVPEIVPDAVAESAGYKLDQAAPVATVSDLADYDAIIFGTPTRFGNMASQMKNFLDQAGGIWAQDKLVGKVGSVFTSTGSQHGGQETTILSTHIPLLHFGMVIVGLPYTFKGQGRMDEVTGCSPYGASTIADDGQGGDRSPSENELDGARFQGEHVARTAIALSEGRHLLKARSA; encoded by the coding sequence ATGACAAGGGTTCTGGTGCTTTATTATTCGTCCTATGGCCATATGGAAATCATGGCCAATGCGGTTGCCGAGGGCGCGCGCAAAACCGGGGCGATTGTGGATATCAAACGCGTGCCCGAAATCGTGCCGGATGCCGTGGCGGAAAGTGCCGGATACAAGCTGGATCAGGCAGCGCCAGTCGCGACGGTTTCCGATCTGGCCGATTATGACGCGATCATTTTTGGCACGCCAACCCGGTTTGGCAATATGGCAAGCCAGATGAAAAACTTCCTTGATCAGGCGGGCGGGATCTGGGCGCAGGACAAGCTTGTCGGCAAGGTTGGCAGTGTCTTTACATCGACCGGCAGCCAGCATGGCGGGCAGGAAACAACGATTTTATCGACCCATATCCCGTTATTGCATTTCGGCATGGTGATTGTCGGACTGCCTTATACCTTCAAGGGGCAGGGGCGGATGGACGAAGTTACCGGCTGTTCGCCATACGGGGCATCGACCATTGCCGATGACGGACAGGGCGGCGATCGGAGCCCGTCGGAAAACGAGCTGGACGGCGCCCGGTTCCAGGGGGAGCATGTGGCCCGAACCGCAATTGCGCTTTCCGAAGGGCGGCATCTGCTTAAAGCCCGAAGCGCATGA
- a CDS encoding CynX/NimT family MFS transporter, translating into MMNMIGDRQRTVAIDRFVVPVIVGAGIVSAFQVGKVPVVMTALQDDLGVGLASASWLLSAFALVGALAAAPLGLLVGRFGAKGMALSGLLMQAVGSAIGGVSPVFDIILASRVLEGIGFLLLIVAAPTLITAATRHGGREKAMALWATFMPVGICLVMLAAPVLGLTGWRGLWLGNAVLLAGYAVLLRGYMRAIPDADLRDDFDHRAIGDDLGWALRSGAPWILGGIFAAYTACYFAVFGFLPMLLSKGMQIGPELSGVLGAVIVLAGAAGNIVCGVMLARGYQAQRILMTAFAVMTVCSAGILIDGISVLVPFPAALIFSFVGGFIPVVVFDAAGRSAPRSALVAVTIGFAMQGNNIGLMVGPAIAGSMAEQFGWGSIGILIAGIACVAVLLGRSLLGRMR; encoded by the coding sequence ATGATGAACATGATCGGTGACCGGCAGCGAACGGTGGCAATTGACCGTTTCGTTGTGCCGGTGATTGTCGGTGCGGGCATCGTATCGGCATTCCAGGTCGGCAAGGTGCCGGTTGTCATGACGGCCTTGCAGGATGACCTTGGCGTCGGGTTGGCAAGTGCGTCCTGGCTGTTATCGGCCTTTGCGCTTGTCGGCGCGCTGGCGGCGGCACCGCTTGGCCTGCTGGTGGGGCGGTTTGGCGCAAAGGGCATGGCGTTGTCGGGGCTTTTGATGCAGGCGGTCGGATCGGCGATTGGCGGGGTGAGCCCTGTTTTCGATATCATCCTTGCATCAAGGGTGCTTGAGGGTATCGGTTTTCTGTTGCTGATTGTTGCCGCCCCGACATTGATCACAGCGGCCACGCGCCATGGCGGGCGCGAAAAAGCCATGGCGCTTTGGGCGACTTTCATGCCGGTTGGCATCTGTCTTGTCATGCTGGCTGCCCCGGTCTTGGGGCTGACCGGGTGGCGCGGATTGTGGCTTGGCAATGCGGTGCTTCTGGCGGGATATGCCGTTTTGTTGCGCGGATATATGCGCGCCATTCCCGATGCGGATTTGAGGGATGATTTTGATCATCGTGCGATTGGCGATGACCTTGGCTGGGCATTGCGGTCGGGCGCGCCGTGGATATTGGGCGGCATCTTTGCCGCCTATACGGCGTGTTATTTTGCCGTGTTCGGATTTTTGCCGATGCTTTTGTCCAAAGGCATGCAGATCGGGCCGGAACTTTCGGGTGTTCTGGGCGCGGTGATTGTGTTGGCCGGGGCGGCGGGGAACATCGTTTGTGGTGTGATGCTGGCGCGGGGATATCAGGCGCAGCGTATCCTGATGACGGCATTTGCGGTCATGACGGTTTGCAGTGCCGGTATTCTGATCGACGGGATTTCGGTTCTGGTGCCGTTTCCCGCCGCCTTGATCTTTTCATTCGTCGGCGGGTTCATCCCGGTTGTGGTTTTTGATGCCGCCGGGCGATCCGCACCGCGAAGCGCGCTTGTCGCGGTGACCATCGGCTTTGCCATGCAGGGCAATAATATCGGACTGATGGTCGGCCCGGCGATTGCGGGATCCATGGCCGAGCAGTTTGGCTGGGGCAGTATCGGCATTCTGATTGCCGGGATTGCCTGTGTTGCGGTTTTGCTGGGGCGCAGTCTTTTGGGACGGATGCGGTAG